Part of the Desulfolutivibrio sulfoxidireducens genome is shown below.
GTCACCGTGAACTTCTGGTTCCTGGCCGAATTCGGCCGCCGGGTCGCCTCGTCCCGTGACAAGGCCAAGGCCGTCGTTTCCACGCTTTTTCGGTTTTATCTGCGGCTCGGACTGACCGGGGTCGCCCTGTATGCGCTTCTGGTATGGGCCGGAGCCCGTCCCGTGGCGCTTTTGGCCGGGGTTTCGATCATCGTCGTCAATTTTCTGTGCTGGGGCGCCGCAAGGGTCGCGGCCTCCGCAACGCGGGAAGCGCCAAATGGAAAGGAGGCATAAGCTATGGCTGGTGGTGGACTTCCGCATCCCCTGTTGATCGCCGAGGAGGGTTTCCGCGCGGTGGGTCTGAACGTCCCGGGCAACGTGGTCGAGGCCTGGGTGGTCATGACCATCATGATCGTGCTCGGCCTCCTGGCCACCCGCAAGCTGTCCATGGTCCCCGGGGGAATGCAGAATTTCTTCGAGTTTTTGGTCGGCGGCCTGGAAAGTTTCGTGGTCGCCAACATCGGCGAAAAAGGACGCAAGGTCTTTGCGTTTCTGTGCGGCCTGTTCGTCTTCATCCTCATCGGCAACCTTCTGGGCTTCGTGCCCGGTTTCGATGCCCCCACGGCCAACATCAACACCAACGCGGCCATGGCCATCACCGTGTTCCTGTTCTACAACTTCTGGGGCCTGAAGCTGTGGGGTCCCGGATACATCAAACATTTTCTTGGACCGTTCTGGTGGCTCGTGCCGCTCATGCTCCCGGTGGAACTGATCTCCCACCTGGCCCGGCCCCTGTCGCTTACCCTGCGTCTTTTCGGCAACGTGCGCGGCGGTGAAATCATCCTGGTGCTGCTTTTCATCCTGGCCCCGGTGATTTCCACCATCCCCATGTTCTTCATGTTCATCCTGGCCAAGACCATCCAGGCCTTCGTGTTCTTCATGCTGTCCATGATCTATCTCAAGGGATCGCTGGAACACGCGCATTAAATCGGGGGAAATGGTCCTTGCGACCAATAACATCAACGTATTCCGTAACGGAGGATGCACCATGCGCAAAGCTCTGATGACCGCCCTGAACACCGCGGCCCTTCTCGCCCTGGCCAGCGTGGCCTTCGCCGCCGGCGATCCCGCCGTCATCGCCACCATCTCCTGGGCCACCGCCCTGGCGCAGGCCATTGCCGCCGCCTTCTGCGGCCTGGGCATGGGCCTGGCCATCAAGGCCGCCTGCGAAGGAACCGCCCGCAACCCCGAGGCCAGCGGCAAGATCACCGTGACCTTGATTCTGGGCCTGGCCTTCCTCGAGTCCCTGGCCATTTACGGCTTGGTCATCAACTTGATCCTGCTGTTCGCCAACCCCTACATGGGCTAGGCTTCCGCCGTCCTGGAAAGGGAGGCCGGAGCGCCGGCCTCCCTTTTTTAAAGACGGACTTTGTTAAAAGTTTCACATAAAAGCCTTTTTTTGAACACAGTGAAAAGCGACCACATCCCTAGAGCGACGATCAAGCGCCTGGCCATGTACGTCCAGGTGCTTGAATCCTTCAAGCGGGAAGGGACCCAGGTGGTGTCCTCCGAGCTTTTGGCCAGGACCTGCAATGTCAATCCCTCACAGATACGCAAGGATCTGGCCTATTTCGGCGAGTTCGGGGTGCGCGGGGTGGGCTACCACGTCCAGGATCTGATCACCGCCATCAAGCGCTCCCTGGGCGTGGACCGCATGTGGAAGTGCGCCCTGGTGGGCGTGGGCAACCTGGGCAACGCGCTTTTGCGGCATCGGGAATTCAAGTACCGGGGGTTCGACATCGTGGCCGCCTTCGACTGCGATCCCTTCAAGATCGGCGAGGAGGTCATGGGCCTGGAGGTGGTCTGTACCCGGCGGCTCAAGGATACGGCCAAGGAACTGGGCATCGAGATCGGGCTCATCACCACGCCTCCGGACCGGGCTCAGCGGGCCGCCAACTTTCTGGTCGAGGCCGGCATGCGGGGCATCATCAACTTCGCCCCGGCCCGGATCACCGTCCCTGCCGACGTCAACGTGGAATACGTGGATTTCTTTCATCACCTCTATGCCGTGTCCTTCTCCATCACCCTGGATCAGCGTTCCAAGGCCCAAGACGCCGACTGATCCGCCCGTCCCGGCCCGCCGTCCGACCGTCTACCAAACCGGCTCGTTTTGCGGTATCCTCCGGCCTCGCCGTTGTTCCCGCGAGTTCAGGAGGTCGCCATGTCACGCCCCGCTTTGCAGGCCGGGCACAGGCCGGTCATCGGTCTTTTGACGGATTTCGGATTGTCCGACCCCTACGTGGGTCAGCTCAAGGCCGTCCTGGCCAGCCTGGCGCCGGACGCGGCCATCGTGGACATCACCCACGGCGTCCCCCCCCACAACATCCTGGCCGGGGCCTTTTTCCTGGACGCCAGCCTGCCCTGGATGCCGCCCGGGGCCGTGGTCGCGGCCGTGATCGATCCCGGCGTGGGCACGGCCAGGCGTGTGGTCTGCATCGAAGCCGACGATCGGCTGGTCCTGGCCCCGGACAACGGGCTGGCCTCGCTGGTGCTGAGCAGGGGGAGGATCGACGCGGCATGGGTTTGCGCAGTGCCCGAGGCGGCCAGCGCCACCTTCCACGGACGCGACGTGTTTGTTCCCCTGGCCGCCGCATTGGCCGGCGGCCAACACCCAAACACCCTGGGCTCCCCGATCGATCCGGGGACCCTGGCGGTCTTGCCGGGGATCGCCCCCCGACATGGGCAAGGCGTGATTTCGGCCGTGGTCCTGCACGCCGACCGTTTCGGCAACATCATCCTCAGCCTGGACATCGAGCGCTGGAGGGACATCCTCGATGCCGCGCCGCGCCTTGGGTTGTGTTCGCCAGTGCGTCGGACCGTGCGCCGGGTGTCCGCCTACGCCGGGCTGGCCCCGGGCGAGGTGGGCCTGGTGGCCGGGAGCCAGGGCTATTTCGAATTGGCCATGAACCGCATCAGCGCCGCGGAGACCCTGGGACTGGCCTCTGGCGACGAGATCGCGTTTTCCCTGGACAGGGAGGAGTAGGGCGTGCCGGTTCTTCGGGGTTTCTTCGCGGCCATGGGCTTTCTGACCCGGTTCGGTCCATCGAGGAAGGTTTTCACTGGGGGTTTCGGGGCCTCGATCAACGTGGAGGCGTGAGGCATGCCGGTTTTCCGGGGATTTCTTGTGGCTGTGGGCTTTCTGACCCGGTTCGGACCAGCCGGGGTCTGGCGCGGCGAGGATGTTGCGGCGGCGGTGGCCTGGTTCCCGGTGGTGGGACTGGTTTTGGGGGCTGTGCTGGCCGGGCCTGTGGCTTTGGGTCTTTTCGCGGGTGAGCCGTGGATTGCGGCCTGGCTGGTGGTCCTTGGCGATCTGGCGGCCACCCGGGGGCTTCACGCCGACGGGGTGGCCGACGTGGCCGACGCCTGGGGGAGCATGGCCAGGGGGGAGCGGTTTTTCGAGATTTTGAAGGACAGCCGGGTGGGGGCCTTCGGGGTCATGGGCCTTTTCGTCGTCCTGGCGGGAAAGCTGATCCTTTTTTCAGCCCTGTTCGCCCGGGGCCAGGCCGGGGGGGTGGCGTTCTGCTTCGTTGCCGGCCGGGCCTGCGCCGTATGGCTCATGGGGCTCGGCGGCCATCTGGCCCGGCCGGGGCTTGGGGCGCTTTTCGCGCCCGGCGCGGGGGCTCGGACCCGGGCAGTGGTATTGGCCGTGACCGTGATTCTCGGGGCGTTTCTGGCTCCGTTGCGCGGGGTCGCGGCCGGATGCCTGCTCGGGGCGGGCGTCGTGGCCATGCTGTATGGCCTGGCCAGGGACCGGGGCGGGCTTAACGGGGATTTCCTGGGCGCGGCCGTGGTCGGGGGCGAGATCGCGGCCTGCCTGGGGATGTTCGTGTGAGAGCGGGGCTGGACAGAGCGATCCCCTTGTGTTTCACGTGTGCTGGAAGAAAGCGAACTGTGCGTGACGGCAAGAAATGATGCACTGGGAACGGTTCAGGTGATTACGAAACTGTGCCTCGTCGTTCTGGATCATCGCAAGAAATCAATACTGCTGCACACTAAACTTCATCCACATTAAACACACCATATGAGCTATGACCATTTCAATAATATCCGAGACATCGCGAGGCGCGAAAAACATACAGTCGGAACAAGATTACATCAAAAAAGGAAATGCGTTCCTGAAACAGGGATTATATAACGAAAGTGAGTATTGCTTTCAACAGGCCATCAAGCTTTTCCCGGAAAGCCCATTGGCCAAAGAAAGATATGCTTATGCAGCATTACGAAAATTGAATTTAAAAGAGGCCCATGCACGGTATCTCAATTTAAAGGCCGATCACCCCGACAACCCGTCCGGATATATCGGCCTGGGGAATGTCCTGCTCAGACAAGGCGACATTCATGAAGCGGAGGATGTCTTCAAGGAGGCCGTCGACCTCTTTCCCGAGAACCCAATCGCTTCCGAGCGGTACGCGAATTGTGCGTTGCGGCTGTTGAAATTGGAGGATGCATACAGCCGATATATAGCGCATCTCAGGAAACATCCAGATAATGCAAATGGATACATTGGGTTTGGTGGTGTTTTGCTCAAATATTCCCTTTTTGGTGAGGCCGAGGGAGTATATGAAACCGGACGTGTCCGTTTTCCAGAAAATCAGGCCATCCTTGAAAGGTATGCAAACGTGGCGCTGCAACTGGGAAACCTCGACGACGCCTATCACCGGTACGCGGAGTTTCGAGACAAATACCCCCAGAATCCTATAGGATATATTGGGATTGGGAACGTCTTGCTCAAGCATTCCCTCTTTGAGGAAGCCGAGGAGACATTCAAGGCGTCTCTCGCCTTATTTCCAGAGAATCAGGTCATTCTGGAAAGGATCGCCAATGTTGCAGTGCGATTATCCCACCTTGAAGAAGCGAGAACACGGTACCTTGCATTGCAGGAATATCACCCAGAACATCAGTCTGGGTACATCGGATTGGGAAATGTTTTGATTAAAATGAACCTCCTTGATGAAGCTGAGCGGATTTTCGGGGAGGCATTAAAAATTTTTCCTGATAGCCATAAGATACTTGAAGAATTCGCACTCGTCGCGTTACGGAAATTAAAATTCGATCAGGCGCATTTACGCTATGAACATTTGAGAGATACGCATCCAAATAGTCCTTCAGGGTTGGTCGGTCTTGGTAATGTCTTTCTGAAAATGAACAAATTGGAAAGGTCCGAGGAGATTTTCAGAGAGGCTAATCGTATTTTTCCCAACAACAAGATTGTCCTCAAGGCGATTCTTTTTGCGTGCTATTTTAGTATGAAATCAAATATGCACGCGATGCATTCATCGTTTAGTTCGCTAGCGATGACATCCTATGCGCAGCTTAAATCTGAATACCCTGAAGAGTTTTCATCTGTTGACTACAAGGCAAAGTATGCATCTGTTTACGCCGCGAAGGTTCTTTCTTGTGCTGAAAAGGGAATTATGTTTAGGCAGGAAATAGATTGCCAAGAAGAAAAGTTGAAGAAGATAGCTATATTAGGAGATTCGCATGTTTTCTATATGTTTGACAATCGTCACGCTTTTACCGCACGTGGGTTTACACCAAATGTTCTTCCTATTCCAGGAGCGAGCGTCGCTGGGTTAGGAAAACTTCATTCAACGATGCAGCTTTATCCAAAAATACAGCATTACATTTGCATATCGAAAACTGAATATGTAGTTTTGAAATTCGGCCAGGTTGACGTTGATTTTATATACTACTACAAAAAATTTGTATTAAAACGCCATTCACTTGATTTTGAAAAATACGCAGAAGCCCTCACGGACAAATATGTTGAAATCGCTCACAATATAAGCAAACTTGCTAAAGTTTTAACCTGCAGCGTTAACCTTCCAAGCCTTTTTTGCAGAAAACAACTTGCAATCAGAGGGGTCTCGGTGATCACTGAAGGAGGAATACTTACGCATAATTCAATGCTGTCATATAAGAAATTGGAGGCGTTACTGCCTTCGATACAATATCGTACAAAAATGACATTGTCGTTTAACGAACTTTTAAAGAAAAAATGTCAAGACAAACAAGTTGCATTCTTGGATACGACCTCTTTATTTTTAGATAAACAAACAGGAATATTAAATATTGCAAACCAGAAGGACAATGATCACCATTATGTGCTTACGGAACGAGAAAAAGAACGGGTTATAGATCTAACAGTAAACGAGATTTTAAAATATGAATAAGAAAATAATGCCAGCAGGTGGCGAAAAAAGAATTCCTGTGAACGCAAAGCGATGAACTGAAAAGAAAGGTTCGTCAAAACAAAGAAAATGGATGTTGCTCAACGAGTCACATCCATGCCGCGCCGAATGAAAAAGGGTCAAGCCCGCTCACGTATTTCCGTGAAAAAACAGTAAAGGCATCTGCCTTTACGCGCTTCTCTTCCGGCGGTACCTTTTGGAGCGGGTTTTCCCTCTTCGTTTTCAAAAGATGCCGCGGCACTAAAACGGATTGATCTCCTGGGTCCGGGTGTAGTGCTGGTAGCCCACATTGGCCCCAAGCCGCAGGCCCACGCCGAACCGGATGGGCGCCAGGGTGATGTTCTCGCTACGCTGGTAGGTCATGCCGAAGCCGCCGATGAGGTAGGCGCTGCCGTCCACCCCCGGGTAACGGTGAAAAATCTCCTCGGGACGTTCCATGCCGTAGACCAGGGTGAACACCCGCACCGCGTTGACCCCGATGTCTAGGCCCACGGACGGGCTTTGCCAGAACACCTCGATGGGCTTGTGGTTTTTCAGGTACAGATAGCCCGTGCCGTAGCGCAGGCCGACCACCAAGGCGCCGCCGGCCTCGCTGCCCTTGATGTATCCCGTGGGCTGCCCCAGATCCTTGAAGGCCTTGGACACCAGTTCCGCCAGTCCGGCCGAGCCGCTGTCGAAAAATCCCATGACCTCCCGGTGCACCTCTTCACGGGAATACTTGCGCTGCTTGCCTGGCTTCGACGGGTCAGCGGGCGGGGGAGGCGGCGTCTCGGCCACGGGCTGGGGCTGGTCTTGCGCCGCCGTCCCTGCCGGGGACAGGGCCGGTGGCTGGCCGGTTTGCCCGTCGGAGGGCGCGACGGGCGCGGCCTGACCGGCGGGTTGTGCGGCGGGTTGTCCCTGAACCGGGGTGACCTGGGCCGCCGGGGTGGCGGTCGTGGCCGGGGGCGGGGCGTCACTCAGGGGTCGTTCCTCGAGGGCCTGGGCCGTGGCCGTGATCGTCAGGCAAAAGGCGAGGCATATCACCGCAAAAATGCGTTTCATGGTGTTCTCCCTGTTGTCCGTTCGGTAATGACGTTGGGGCGTCAGGTCCGGGACGACGGCGCGGGTCATTTCCTGCAAAGCTCCTCGGCCTTGGAGGAAACCCGCTCCAGGCGCTGCCTGAGCAGGGGCACGATGACCCGGGCCACTCCCTCCCGGCCGGCGTCGGTCTGATGCACGCCATCGGCAGTGTACGCCGGGGCGGTTCGTGAACACAAGGCGTTTCGCAGGCTCACGAAATACGGCCTGTCCGCCAGGGCCTGTTCCAGGGCCGCATACACGATCATGAAATTTTGCCGCACGTGGGGAAAGGCCCGCCGCCCGAGGATGGTCCGTTCCTCGTCCAGGCGCACGGCCGGGTCCAGGTCCCCGCAGGTCTCGGCCCAGTACACGGGTTGCAGGAAGAGCAAAAACGAGGCCCCGTAGGCCGCGGCCATCCGATCCACATGGTCGTAGCGTTTGACGGTCAATTCGATGTAGTCCCGAAGCATCGGGGCATCGGGGTCCAGGGGCGTCAGGGCGTAGGCCGCCTTGGCCAGAAGCTCCCTGGTGAAGGAGGCGTACCAGGCCGCGCACAGGGGCTTGAGAATGCCCACGGGGGTCTTGAAGTAGCTTTCGAGCAGCCCCTGGACCCGGTCCATGCCCTCGTGGCCGTAGGGCGACTTGTAGAGCGCGAAATAGTTGGCGTCGTTGGCCCCGTCGTAAAACACCACCAGATTGGGGCGCACCTGGAACTCGATAAGCTGCTTTTGCAGATACTTGGTCTCAAGGATGGAGTTGAAGGAATTGATCCCGAAATTGAAGCAGTTGTACCGCACCGGGCCGGGGGCGGCGTTGAGTTCCGAGGCCACGAAGCTGGGGATGGACTTGTCGAAGGGCGCGGTGCTGGCGCGCATGGTCGAGCCGCCGAAAAACCAGACCACCCGGTCGTTCTCGATGCTGCCGGAGGTGGCGATGCCCATGGTGGGCCAGATCCCGTTGGCCTGCAAAAAAAGCGCATAGGGATCGTAGACCGCCTTTGTCCCCTCGCGGGCATTGTCGTACAGCACGATGTTGAGAACAGTGATCACCCCGAAGGAGGCGATCTCCAGACACGCGGCGAAAACAAGCAACCACAACAACATTCGGGGAAGTCGTCGCAACAGGCGCTTCACGGTGTATGGTTCCCGGGCTCGTCCCGTTCTGGCCGCGTCTCAGGCGGCGCGTTCACATCGGTGCGACGAGGGCCGTGAGGGCTCGTCGTGGTCGTGTTGTCGTTGTGCCGCGGCAAGGCGCGAAATCGTCGGCGATCACTTGGGAAGACGAATGGTCACGCCGTTTTGGGTCCTGTCCACGATGGGGGCCTCGCGCAGACGGGTGGTGGCATCCGGGGCCAGATCCAACACCAGCCGCAGCCTGTCGGGATGCTTGCCCACCCGGACCTGGCTGATCAAGGGGCTCTTGCCGGACAGGGTCAGGGGGCCGGTATAGGTCCAGCGGCCGACCAGATCAATGATCAGACGCGGCGGATTGTCCATGTAGGTCCGGGTCACCTCGCCGGCTGGCGAGGAGGTGGTCACGGTGAGCACGTATTCACCGGGCTTGTCCGTGGCCGAGACGGCCACCACAGCGCCCCTGGATGCCGTCGATGCGGCGGCCTTGGCCGGGGGCTTGTCCGTGACCGGTTTTTTTGACGCCAGGGGCGCCGGCTTGTTCGGGACGTCCAGGGCCTCGGCCTTGGTCTCCACGGGTTCGGAGACGGCCTTTGGCGCGGCCTCGGGCCTCTGCGCGGCCTGTGGCTTGGGGCTGGCCGCCTCCTCGCCCATCTCCGAAAACATGGTGTCCAGGGCCGCGTCCCCGGCGAACAAGGGGTGCTTTGCCACAACCTCCGGTGAAACCGGGGGCTGTGGGACCTGGGGGGCGCTGTCCCCGGAGGGAGGTAAAAGGGCCGGGGCTGGAGCGGACAAGGCCTCGACAGGCCCGGGGGAATGCGGGCTGGCCGGAGAACTGACCGGAGGACTGGCCGGGGGGGAAATCGGCAGGGGAACGGGGGAAGCGGGCGATGTGTCCGTCGTGGCGACCGGAGGGGCCGGCGGCGGCGAGGCGGAGGTCCGCGCGCCCGGGGGCGCCGGGGAGGGCGAAGGGGCGGGCGTTGGCGCGGTGAAATCGCGCTGGGTCATCTCCGGCGCGGGCATTTTGCCGGAGAAAAGATGG
Proteins encoded:
- a CDS encoding ATP synthase subunit I, whose protein sequence is MTAKSKALIFPLDRMLFRKGFVDADIRMLVRNQILLAAFSSAFCLVVLGLSAWAWSYCAGAVLVTVNFWFLAEFGRRVASSRDKAKAVVSTLFRFYLRLGLTGVALYALLVWAGARPVALLAGVSIIVVNFLCWGAARVAASATREAPNGKEA
- the atpB gene encoding F0F1 ATP synthase subunit A, whose amino-acid sequence is MAGGGLPHPLLIAEEGFRAVGLNVPGNVVEAWVVMTIMIVLGLLATRKLSMVPGGMQNFFEFLVGGLESFVVANIGEKGRKVFAFLCGLFVFILIGNLLGFVPGFDAPTANINTNAAMAITVFLFYNFWGLKLWGPGYIKHFLGPFWWLVPLMLPVELISHLARPLSLTLRLFGNVRGGEIILVLLFILAPVISTIPMFFMFILAKTIQAFVFFMLSMIYLKGSLEHAH
- the atpE gene encoding ATP synthase F0 subunit C, with amino-acid sequence MRKALMTALNTAALLALASVAFAAGDPAVIATISWATALAQAIAAAFCGLGMGLAIKAACEGTARNPEASGKITVTLILGLAFLESLAIYGLVINLILLFANPYMG
- a CDS encoding redox-sensing transcriptional repressor Rex — protein: MKSDHIPRATIKRLAMYVQVLESFKREGTQVVSSELLARTCNVNPSQIRKDLAYFGEFGVRGVGYHVQDLITAIKRSLGVDRMWKCALVGVGNLGNALLRHREFKYRGFDIVAAFDCDPFKIGEEVMGLEVVCTRRLKDTAKELGIEIGLITTPPDRAQRAANFLVEAGMRGIINFAPARITVPADVNVEYVDFFHHLYAVSFSITLDQRSKAQDAD
- a CDS encoding SAM hydrolase/SAM-dependent halogenase family protein produces the protein MSRPALQAGHRPVIGLLTDFGLSDPYVGQLKAVLASLAPDAAIVDITHGVPPHNILAGAFFLDASLPWMPPGAVVAAVIDPGVGTARRVVCIEADDRLVLAPDNGLASLVLSRGRIDAAWVCAVPEAASATFHGRDVFVPLAAALAGGQHPNTLGSPIDPGTLAVLPGIAPRHGQGVISAVVLHADRFGNIILSLDIERWRDILDAAPRLGLCSPVRRTVRRVSAYAGLAPGEVGLVAGSQGYFELAMNRISAAETLGLASGDEIAFSLDREE
- a CDS encoding adenosylcobinamide-GDP ribazoletransferase → MPVFRGFLVAVGFLTRFGPAGVWRGEDVAAAVAWFPVVGLVLGAVLAGPVALGLFAGEPWIAAWLVVLGDLAATRGLHADGVADVADAWGSMARGERFFEILKDSRVGAFGVMGLFVVLAGKLILFSALFARGQAGGVAFCFVAGRACAVWLMGLGGHLARPGLGALFAPGAGARTRAVVLAVTVILGAFLAPLRGVAAGCLLGAGVVAMLYGLARDRGGLNGDFLGAAVVGGEIAACLGMFV
- a CDS encoding tetratricopeptide repeat protein, which gives rise to MTISIISETSRGAKNIQSEQDYIKKGNAFLKQGLYNESEYCFQQAIKLFPESPLAKERYAYAALRKLNLKEAHARYLNLKADHPDNPSGYIGLGNVLLRQGDIHEAEDVFKEAVDLFPENPIASERYANCALRLLKLEDAYSRYIAHLRKHPDNANGYIGFGGVLLKYSLFGEAEGVYETGRVRFPENQAILERYANVALQLGNLDDAYHRYAEFRDKYPQNPIGYIGIGNVLLKHSLFEEAEETFKASLALFPENQVILERIANVAVRLSHLEEARTRYLALQEYHPEHQSGYIGLGNVLIKMNLLDEAERIFGEALKIFPDSHKILEEFALVALRKLKFDQAHLRYEHLRDTHPNSPSGLVGLGNVFLKMNKLERSEEIFREANRIFPNNKIVLKAILFACYFSMKSNMHAMHSSFSSLAMTSYAQLKSEYPEEFSSVDYKAKYASVYAAKVLSCAEKGIMFRQEIDCQEEKLKKIAILGDSHVFYMFDNRHAFTARGFTPNVLPIPGASVAGLGKLHSTMQLYPKIQHYICISKTEYVVLKFGQVDVDFIYYYKKFVLKRHSLDFEKYAEALTDKYVEIAHNISKLAKVLTCSVNLPSLFCRKQLAIRGVSVITEGGILTHNSMLSYKKLEALLPSIQYRTKMTLSFNELLKKKCQDKQVAFLDTTSLFLDKQTGILNIANQKDNDHHYVLTEREKERVIDLTVNEILKYE
- a CDS encoding DUF1134 domain-containing protein → MKRIFAVICLAFCLTITATAQALEERPLSDAPPPATTATPAAQVTPVQGQPAAQPAGQAAPVAPSDGQTGQPPALSPAGTAAQDQPQPVAETPPPPPADPSKPGKQRKYSREEVHREVMGFFDSGSAGLAELVSKAFKDLGQPTGYIKGSEAGGALVVGLRYGTGYLYLKNHKPIEVFWQSPSVGLDIGVNAVRVFTLVYGMERPEEIFHRYPGVDGSAYLIGGFGMTYQRSENITLAPIRFGVGLRLGANVGYQHYTRTQEINPF
- a CDS encoding SGNH/GDSL hydrolase family protein, producing the protein MLLWLLVFAACLEIASFGVITVLNIVLYDNAREGTKAVYDPYALFLQANGIWPTMGIATSGSIENDRVVWFFGGSTMRASTAPFDKSIPSFVASELNAAPGPVRYNCFNFGINSFNSILETKYLQKQLIEFQVRPNLVVFYDGANDANYFALYKSPYGHEGMDRVQGLLESYFKTPVGILKPLCAAWYASFTRELLAKAAYALTPLDPDAPMLRDYIELTVKRYDHVDRMAAAYGASFLLFLQPVYWAETCGDLDPAVRLDEERTILGRRAFPHVRQNFMIVYAALEQALADRPYFVSLRNALCSRTAPAYTADGVHQTDAGREGVARVIVPLLRQRLERVSSKAEELCRK
- a CDS encoding AMIN domain-containing protein, which gives rise to MPLTKGDKLIIIGAVVLALTVVAGLAAWRKPHLFSGKMPAPEMTQRDFTAPTPAPSPSPAPPGARTSASPPPAPPVATTDTSPASPVPLPISPPASPPVSSPASPHSPGPVEALSAPAPALLPPSGDSAPQVPQPPVSPEVVAKHPLFAGDAALDTMFSEMGEEAASPKPQAAQRPEAAPKAVSEPVETKAEALDVPNKPAPLASKKPVTDKPPAKAAASTASRGAVVAVSATDKPGEYVLTVTTSSPAGEVTRTYMDNPPRLIIDLVGRWTYTGPLTLSGKSPLISQVRVGKHPDRLRLVLDLAPDATTRLREAPIVDRTQNGVTIRLPK